A genomic window from Buteo buteo chromosome 13, bButBut1.hap1.1, whole genome shotgun sequence includes:
- the CKMT1A gene encoding creatine kinase U-type, mitochondrial, translating into MASTFARALSARRSAGLLAMVGAGSLAAGFLLARDTVSAGDRQRRRYPPSAEYPDLRKHNNCMASNMTPAIYARLCDKATPNGWTLDQCIQTGVDNPGHPFIKTVGMVAGDEESYEVFADLFDPVILERHNGYNPRTMKHVTDLDATKIKFGHFDERYVLSSRVRTGRSIRGLSLPPACTRAERREVEKVAVEALSGLTGDLAGRYYRLSEMTEKEQQQLIDDHFLFDKPVSPLLTAAGMARDWPDARGIWHNNEKTFLIWINEEDHTRIISMEKGGNMKRVFERFCRGLKEVERLIQERGWEFMWNERLGYILTCPSNLGTGLRAGVHIKLPLLSKDSRFPKILENLRLQKRGTGGVDTAATGSVFDISNLDRLGKSEVELVQLVIDGVNYLIDCERRLEKGQDIRIPSPVPQFRH; encoded by the exons ATGGCCAGCACCTTCGCTCGCGCCCTCTccgcccgccgctccgccgGCCTCCTGGCCATGGTGGGCGCCGGCTCCCTCGCCGCCGGCTTCCTGCTCGCCCGGGACACGGTCAGCGCGGGCGACCGGCAGCGGCGGCGCTACCCGCCCAG TGCCGAGTACCCAGACCTGCGGAAGCACAACAACTGCATGGCCAGCAACATGACACCAGCCATCTATGCCAGGCTCTGTGACAAAGCAACCCCAAATGGCTGGACCTTGGACCAGTGCATCCAGACGGGTGTCGACAACCCCGGCCACCCCTTCATCAAAACTGTGGGCATGGTAGCTGGCGATGAAGAAAGCTATGAG GTGTTTGCTGACCTGTTTGACCCTGTGATTCTGGAGCGGCACAACGGATACAATCCCCGCACCATGAAGCACGTCACAGACCTGGATGCCACCAAG ATAAAGTTTGGCCACTTTGATGAGCGCTACGTGCTCTCATCCCGGGTCCGGACTGGGCGCAGCATCCGCGGGCTGAGCCTGCCACCAGCCTGCACCCGTGCTGAGCGGCGAGAGGTGGAGAAGGTGGCCGTGGAGGCACTGAGCGGCCTCACTGGAGACCTGGCAGGCCGGTACTACCGCCTCAGTGAGATGACAGAGAAGGAGCAACAGCAGCTTATTGAC GACCACTTCCTCTTCGACAAGCCGGTGTCTCCGCTCCTGACGGCAGCAGGAATGGCCCGGGACTGGCCCGACGCCCGAGGGATCTG GCACAACAATGAGAAGACCTTCTTGATCTGGATCAATGAGGAGGACCACACCCGCATCATCTCCATGGAGAAGGGTGGCAACATGAAGCGCGTCTTCGAGCGGTTCTGTCGGGGCCTGAAGGAG GTGGAGCGGCTAATCCAGGAGCGAGGCTGGGAGTTCATGTGGAATGAGCGGCTGGGTTACATCCTGACCTGCCCCTCCAACCTGGGCACTGGGCTGCGAGCAGGAGTCCACATCAAGCTGCCGCTGCTCAGCAAG GACAGCCGCTTCCCTAAGATCCTGGAGAACCTCCGGCTACAGAAGCGTGGGACGGGTGGTGTGGACACCGCGGCTACTGGCAGCGTCTTCGACATCTCCAACCTGGACCGGCTGGGGAAGTcagag GTGGAGCTGGTGCAGCTGGTGATAGATGGTGTGAATTACCTGATTGACTGTGAGCGGCGGCTGGAGAAGGGGCAGGACATCCGTATTCCCTCTCCGGTGCCACAGTTCCGGCACTGA